The genomic stretch GAGCGTGAGGGTGACGAGCCGCCGCGCGACCAGGTGGGCGTCCGGCAGGTCCGCGCGTCCGGAGAGGACCGGGCCGAAGTCGTCGAGCTGATCCGGGCGTCCGCTGCGCGGACGTGGGCCGGGGCGGTGCGCCGGCCGCGGCGAGGCGACGCCCGGACGGACCAGCCGGACCGGGATCCGCTCGTCCTGCAGCGGTGGCTGCGGAGTCGGCACCACGACCAGGTCGAGGGCGTGGGGACCGGCGGCTGCCGCCGCGGGGGTGGTGGGGGACGGGGCGGACATCGGAGCTCCCAGGGGACGAGAGTGGCGGGACGAGCGGTTCGAGGGCGCTTCGGTCAGGGCGGTGGACGCAGCACCTGACCGGGGAGGAGCAGGTCGGGGTCGGACCCGATGACGCCGGTATTGGCGGCCCACCAGCCGGCCACCGCGGCGGCGACCTCACCGTCCGTCGGCGGGTGGCCCACGTGGTCGACCAGTCGGCCCTCGGCGATGCGCCAGAGACAGTCCCCGGGCACGACGAGGTGCGTTCGGTCGTCGTGGGTGTTGGCCGCGGGCCAGTCCGGAACCCCGGTGACCGGAGCAGGTGACGGCCAGTCCGGCACTCCGTCGGCGGGTGCCGCGATGGCGGCGGGCAGCGGCGTCAGCCCGACGGCGGGCACGAGCAAGGGGCCGGTCGCGCCCAGGCCGATGCCCAGGGCGAGCGCGGCGGTGCGGCGCACGCCGCGGGGCAGCAGTCCGTGCTGCAGCACGCGGGCGGCACTGCCCAGCAGACCCGGCGCAGCGGCCGCCGCGGTCACGGTCAGGCCGAGGGACCCCCAGGCCCAGACCGTCCAGGCCAGGAGACCGGCTGCGGCCAGAACGAGCTGGTCGGGGCCGGCCGTGTCGGTGGTGCGCTGCGGCGCGGCCACGGCGCGGGCCATGTCGGACACGTCGGGCGTGAGGGCGGCCAGGACGACTGCGGTGGCCGCCATCACCGCCGACGTCACGGCGAGGCGGAGCAGGGACATCGGACCTCCTCTCGATAGCACGAGGGCACTATTGCAAGCAAATACAAGCAAATGCAAGAAAACGACAGGATCTACGCTCGCAGGCGGAGGTGGAGCGATGCGGTGGCAGCAGCTGTTCGCCGATCTGCAGGCGCAGTTCGAGG from Blastococcus sp. PRF04-17 encodes the following:
- a CDS encoding Rv3235 family protein, producing MSAPSPTTPAAAAAGPHALDLVVVPTPQPPLQDERIPVRLVRPGVASPRPAHRPGPRPRSGRPDQLDDFGPVLSGRADLPDAHLVARRLVTLTLEALAGRRPLSQLQPLTSPGVFAALSAGRRPRWCAHGMSPLIVGAVRVCEPVDGVAEVSAVARRAGRAHAVAARLEGVDGRWRCTALQIG